From one Rhopalosiphum padi isolate XX-2018 chromosome 2, ASM2088224v1, whole genome shotgun sequence genomic stretch:
- the LOC132921695 gene encoding mRNA-capping enzyme-like isoform X1: protein MSGANRNDHYRSSRGSSKNNKIPDHWMNCPPIAISGIANAFVAFKTPLDYKYDNKIAIDKRFNPQMVFRHMFSYQQSIGLWIDLTNTTRYYNTFDIQNMGCAYEKIPCAGHGDLPNREIIELFFNICSNFLENNFSQFIGVHCTHGFNRTGFFIVSYLVEVLNFDVASAIHHFAAARPPGIYRQNYINELYKRYGRYSYEVPILASKPYWIH from the exons ATGtcag GAGCCAATCGTAATGATCATTATAGATCCAGTAGGGGatcatcaaaaaataataaaatccctGATCATTGGATGAATTGCCCTCCTATAGCTATTTCAGGGATAGCTAATGCATTTGTGGCATTCAAAAcaccattagattataaatatgacaataaaataGCAATCGATAAGAGATTCAATCCTCAAATGGTATTTAGACATATGTTTTCATATCAG CAAAGTATTGGTTTATGGATTGATCTTACAAATACTACAagatactataatacatttgacATACAAAATATGGGATGTGCTTATGAAAAAATACCTTGCGCTGGTCATGGAGATCTTCCTAATCGAGaaataattgaattgtttttcaatatttgttcaaattttctagaaaacaatttttcacaGTTTATTG gtgttCATTGCACTCATGGTTTTAACCGAACAGGATTTTTTATAGTTTCTTATTTAGTGGAAGTACTAAATTTTGATGTAGCGAGTGCGATACATCATTTTGCAGCAGctag ACCTCCTGGTATCTACAgacaaaactatataaatgaACTTTACAAACGGTATGGACGGTATTCATATGAAGTACCTATCTTGGCTTCGAAACCTTATtggattcattaa
- the LOC132921695 gene encoding mRNA-capping enzyme-like isoform X2 — protein MSGANRNDHYRSSRGSSKNNKIPDHWMNCPPIAISGIANAFVAFKTPLDYKYDNKIAIDKRFNPQMQSIGLWIDLTNTTRYYNTFDIQNMGCAYEKIPCAGHGDLPNREIIELFFNICSNFLENNFSQFIGVHCTHGFNRTGFFIVSYLVEVLNFDVASAIHHFAAARPPGIYRQNYINELYKRYGRYSYEVPILASKPYWIH, from the exons ATGtcag GAGCCAATCGTAATGATCATTATAGATCCAGTAGGGGatcatcaaaaaataataaaatccctGATCATTGGATGAATTGCCCTCCTATAGCTATTTCAGGGATAGCTAATGCATTTGTGGCATTCAAAAcaccattagattataaatatgacaataaaataGCAATCGATAAGAGATTCAATCCTCAAATG CAAAGTATTGGTTTATGGATTGATCTTACAAATACTACAagatactataatacatttgacATACAAAATATGGGATGTGCTTATGAAAAAATACCTTGCGCTGGTCATGGAGATCTTCCTAATCGAGaaataattgaattgtttttcaatatttgttcaaattttctagaaaacaatttttcacaGTTTATTG gtgttCATTGCACTCATGGTTTTAACCGAACAGGATTTTTTATAGTTTCTTATTTAGTGGAAGTACTAAATTTTGATGTAGCGAGTGCGATACATCATTTTGCAGCAGctag ACCTCCTGGTATCTACAgacaaaactatataaatgaACTTTACAAACGGTATGGACGGTATTCATATGAAGTACCTATCTTGGCTTCGAAACCTTATtggattcattaa